A section of the Methanomassiliicoccales archaeon genome encodes:
- a CDS encoding FAD-dependent oxidoreductase produces the protein MKFTFPNGSNPEKIVLIVGAGVAGLSAARTLLKHNVKVIIVEKSNELGGKIRNIKEIFTLNKSGAELLESIKSEILSHSNVKLLLNSKIYSLKYINEEDFEVEVHSYLGDENEKYTSRCFRVNAVILAMGLTSIDAQLIPEMGYKHLQDVVVSLEFEELFKQQNLKRLSDGGDVNSLAFVQCVGSRVESRGVPYCSSVCCMNTIKNALAIKKARPQITVYVFYIDIRTHGKCHEELYKEAREAGVLFIRGLPSLVLPNPGKSGALVCGENTLLGELYEIPVDLVVLSVGLRQHEESMRLFKMLNLPLDKCGFPLEKGGESECTMIDGIFMAGCVEAPKDVRDSILQGKAAATAALSYFKTRTIGSTI, from the coding sequence ATGAAGTTTACGTTCCCTAACGGTTCAAATCCAGAAAAAATTGTATTAATCGTAGGTGCTGGCGTCGCAGGGTTATCTGCGGCAAGGACTTTACTTAAACATAATGTCAAAGTAATAATTGTTGAAAAGAGCAATGAATTAGGGGGAAAAATTCGAAATATTAAAGAGATTTTTACATTGAATAAGAGCGGCGCCGAACTACTTGAATCCATAAAATCAGAAATCTTATCGCATTCAAACGTAAAGTTATTATTAAATTCTAAAATATACTCATTAAAATATATAAATGAAGAAGATTTTGAAGTCGAGGTTCATTCTTATCTAGGAGACGAGAATGAGAAGTATACTTCTCGATGCTTTAGGGTAAATGCCGTCATATTGGCCATGGGACTAACATCCATCGATGCCCAATTGATTCCCGAGATGGGTTATAAACATCTTCAAGATGTCGTGGTTTCTCTAGAGTTCGAGGAGTTATTTAAACAACAAAACCTTAAACGTCTTAGTGATGGAGGAGATGTTAATTCCCTTGCTTTTGTCCAATGCGTTGGCTCGAGAGTTGAGAGCAGGGGAGTGCCATATTGCAGTTCTGTTTGTTGCATGAACACTATAAAAAATGCTTTGGCCATCAAAAAAGCCAGACCTCAAATCACAGTTTATGTTTTTTATATCGATATTCGTACACATGGAAAATGCCATGAGGAATTATACAAGGAAGCCCGCGAAGCCGGGGTTTTATTTATCAGAGGACTACCTTCTTTGGTCCTCCCAAATCCTGGAAAGTCAGGAGCTTTGGTATGCGGTGAGAATACCTTGTTGGGGGAGCTTTATGAAATACCCGTGGACCTAGTAGTACTGAGTGTTGGTTTGAGACAGCATGAGGAAAGTATGAGACTTTTTAAAATGTTGAATTTACCCCTTGATAAATGCGGTTTTCCTTTAGAAAAAGGAGGGGAGAGTGAGTGTACCATGATTGATGGAATATTCATGGCGGGTTGTGTAGAAGCTCCCAAGGATGTCAGGGATTCGATTTTACAAGGTAAAGCCGCTGCCACAGCTGCGCTTTCCTACTTTAAAACCCGCACCATCGGCTCAACCATCTAA
- a CDS encoding ABC transporter ATP-binding protein, with protein sequence MLEIEDLHVEVGGKKILKGVSLNVMAGYTNVLFGPNGSGKSTLLMTIMGFSGYKVTKGRIIFNGEDITNMPINERARRGIGIMMQRPPNLVGVKLGDLVKLTSKGKTIDESMAKDLDMARFLDRDVNVGFSGGEIKRSELLQLEAQNPCLYLLDEPESGVDLESIERVGNKVRELLHGSSCAGKKSRMGKAALIITHTGQILDYIEADRGYVMCNGMVMCSGNPRELLQEISRMGYEECIKCKLKLMNVS encoded by the coding sequence ATGCTTGAGATAGAAGACCTGCACGTAGAGGTAGGTGGCAAAAAGATCTTAAAAGGTGTCTCCCTAAACGTCATGGCAGGATACACCAATGTGCTATTCGGGCCTAATGGCTCAGGCAAGTCGACTTTATTGATGACGATTATGGGTTTCAGTGGTTATAAGGTAACTAAAGGACGGATAATTTTTAACGGAGAAGATATCACAAATATGCCTATCAATGAAAGAGCAAGACGTGGTATAGGAATTATGATGCAGAGACCACCTAATTTAGTTGGAGTAAAACTGGGGGATTTGGTCAAACTAACAAGCAAGGGAAAAACAATAGATGAAAGCATGGCTAAAGATTTGGATATGGCAAGATTTCTTGATAGAGATGTTAACGTGGGATTCTCAGGTGGCGAAATCAAACGTTCAGAATTATTACAACTAGAGGCGCAAAACCCCTGTCTTTACCTATTGGATGAACCAGAGAGCGGAGTGGATCTCGAAAGTATTGAAAGGGTAGGGAACAAAGTGCGTGAATTACTGCATGGCAGCAGTTGTGCAGGAAAGAAAAGCAGGATGGGAAAAGCTGCTTTGATTATTACTCATACTGGTCAGATCTTGGACTACATCGAGGCAGATAGAGGGTATGTAATGTGCAATGGTATGGTCATGTGCTCAGGCAACCCCCGCGAACTTTTGCAAGAGATTAGCAGGATGGGCTATGAGGAGTGTATAAAATGCAAGCTGAAGCTGATGAACGTGAGCTAA